From a region of the Daphnia magna isolate NIES linkage group LG1, ASM2063170v1.1, whole genome shotgun sequence genome:
- the LOC116926331 gene encoding LOW QUALITY PROTEIN: uncharacterized protein LOC116926331 (The sequence of the model RefSeq protein was modified relative to this genomic sequence to represent the inferred CDS: deleted 1 base in 1 codon) — translation MSKADCRKFAPNVFNKNKCASCFKAKEEHSDEALENNRASRKVAKCGYLFAAPDWDFSNPINRTKRWQRRWFVLYDDGELTYSVDEHPETVPQAIIDMNRVVEVSYEAEEVTGHPFSLALTAADRVHFLKGTSREESKWWFDILSMFPRTNMKTGRHKRNATFPGSKATTIISTQQQQQHQQSTAPNSPCLSKGVSIQPFQTPPMARPRFHSHTESLMRSGVQHTTSTATAGLVGGMQNFNSLPVKDTNGRNGNSSGVNNKIAIEEDDIIPVKEVAPLSVSSTVVAASPCPPLPAKTAAEKDIVIIDKDFDDKIKTRRVIRREIRGARSARCNSEILSSLIIPPGNNNMNNGNNSSTAHNTAGKSYALVLPSSTLTAPIGSKNNAGLSGSTSDRPRSALLPPVPPPTTTTVAASPAAPRSPVISANPHSPFYLYMADVPRNRHYESLESLQHAFTNINSPSRARHSSSKDMPDSAGSHKTEPVTPVIAGKDRPMSMHELGSAPADRLRGLSSYETPLARPTNERQTSKASRQLETINPPGETVRGDPDGCGLDPVTSFCSPLPDRRSALALTTPLLDDSLKKGWLLRLSYGGEWKKYWFVLRYSLLSLYRDHSAEDAGLADDTIDLAQIASVEETDSGRSYGFQMASVDGKRLYSLAALTSGIRTQWIQALRNACNQGKMANLPTKLLSSTSNTAALKAVKENVDPAAIGRREVDDESLGSYDGSTTDGDEEDDNELDDGDVIVHQSEDEEEQNLPGSEPIPSLPPSPPLNRTPMSKVKERDRSRSSSRSRSRHRSASPSSVRTNSPPAAALVFSVPPSSVTLQGSSEPNDGHLQARLDAAKGEITRLLNERREQEREAQQQLVTLNARVSEKEQQMSRLAGILEATKAESKRQLIDIQNLLDKKEAELNSLRNESANDRAENAELRDSLKRERSEVYKLRDVAQELRSLLDSRNDTLNQLQSKTNEVEVLNRRLKATQDNLHQTQERLQRGIEENEGLFARLRQMEDNRGNVNGGAGGAEVTGSSSLRRSRSSTGSMPLPLQLCSRNLLGGSSKKSLPRLDSLSDLSNIDYDLDLEALDRESLVDEYVELRARFERSLVEIRALKRELRLAQSAMDGFEVAQMALKQQWQAKESDYTSQLSLMAARVQDLTAKMSAADKQVRQLKIKVAKSESREKRRTQSLKGRESFQLSKEVEDKLVDLEHKMAALGSGTPSAEKETPPSRARKGFEEPTKSFRMRRKSLEGGAVSGGDPVKILLRVDQLEQQLAGRQSSTKKTSSSVERKNSLPGRSPQGKPPRSSPLKAASGTVSTCLSVKQSATPDGPITRPSKIVQDLEQCVVELELMFDSNKVDGHSLIGKIRTIQQDLLNPDGVRVAVSSSDGACQVEKIQDLLRVRLSELKVKRDQVRSLGKLDSAAVSQIAAEKLALELAIAEQLSTVTAAKQPEEREILRDANWTIHKLSWLKRKLNGERSAPAMDQSTSFGTYCAALAERLSAIAAISSTSRSHQGAEGGVDMAPNHSMLPTRVAQHLAEEERDLSILFSKYKEEKLQELARLLAHETLRMGDSPSADNQLVEEVKVREAWLEAQEVANKELVDSEVRQAMTRMAEVFAEDVADEERLAAALLLWPAQQLQYEQRCQVVEEVLRSEMEEAVLLLSNAYERSLQQMKAQTSILHPPEGDLEAALSEFAEVVAHKALIDGHIAVLQGETPSQPLATSTGSDSSIVQNVSIIQETEAIISSLCSTDFFPASLNCGEVAAMLHRNLAEPRSKPEESMSSNGNKSSAINEDMIRQKYQAEIEQLRALTEKGMSAMEGSHKRIIAQMEEKHQQDLNRLQVEKERALAEETQATLAALDAMRKAHEAEVQREIARFKEGFLSQMAANQAPAQRELTPNREQEMEEIRRQILSLSEKYSHKCLESAALEQKVSSLSQQMAVSQRQILDLDSRNQQLRSFLDAGTGMDHQPDASPEELLRAKDSQLLMLQEDIAELQFCLRESQSREEDLAAMARNMGQYLRTERTLQSDEVAALRHRLEDLLLLSGPSSGGSGGNSAGNSILGRKNSSSDDKSSPSRESPPRESIRFHYVRSKDLTRSPSCPRLSGFLSLAPRLTARSVLSPKDPSQALNGSSTTTH, via the exons ATGTCCAAAGCTGATTGCAGAAAGTTTGCTCCCAATGTTTTCAACAAGAACAAGTGTGCCAGCTGCTTCAAAGCCAAGGAGGAACACAGCGATGAAGCTTTGGAGAACAATCGG gctaGCCGAAAAGTAGCCAAATGCGGTTACCTGTTTGCCGCACCCGACTGGGATTTCTCTAACCCCATCAACCGGACTAAG CGATGGCAGCGGAGATGGTTCGTCCTTTACGACGATGGAGAATTGACCTACTCCGTGGACGAGCAC CCGGAGACGGTTCCGCAGGCCATCATTGACATGAATCGTGTGGTGGAAGTGTCTTACGAAGCGGAAGAGGTAACTGGCCACCCGTTCAGCTTGGCGTTGACGGCCGCCGACCGGGTCCACTTTCTCAAGGGGACGTCGCGTGAAGAGTCTAAATGGTGGTTCGACATCCTTTCCATGTTCCCCAGGACTAACATGaag ACCGGCCGTCATAAAAGGAACGCCACCTTCCCCGGAAGCAAAGCCACAACGATTATTTCgacgcaacaacaacagcaacaccAACAGTCGACGGCACCCAATTCGCCTTGTTTAAGTAAAG GTGTTTCGATCCAGCCGTTCCAGACACCGCCGATGGCCCGACCGCGTTTTCACAGCCACACGGAGTCGCTGATGCGAAGTGGCGTTCAGCATACAACATCGACGGCCACTGCCGGTCTCGTCGGTGGGATGCAAAACTTTAATTCGTTGCCGGTCAAGGACACCAACGGCCGGAACGGAAATTCTAGCGGAGTTAACAACAAAATCGCTATCGAGGAAGACGACATCATTCCCGTCAAGGAAGTGGCACCTCTCAGTGTTTCTTCGACTGTCGTCGCCGCTTCTCCGTGTCCCCCGCTGCCCGCCAAAACTGCCGCCGAGAAGGATATCGTTATCATCGATAAAGATTTCGACGATAAAATCAAAA CGAGACGTGTCATTCGCCGCGAAATCCGAGGAGCCCGAAGTGCCCGTTGCAATTCGGAGATTTTGAGCAGCCTTATTATCCCGCCCGGCAACAATAACATGAATAATGGGAACAACAGCAGCACGGCACACAACACGGCTGGCAAAAGTTACGCCCTGGTTCTGCCCAGCTCGACCTTGACGGCGCCAATAGGCAGCAAAAACAACGCGGGATTGAGCGGCAGCACGTCCGACAGGCCGCGATCAGCTTTATTACCGCCCGTCCCACCTCCGACGACGACTACCGTCGCCGCCAGCCCAGCTGCGCCGCGCTCGCCCGTCATCAGCGCCAACCCACACAGCCCTTTTTATCTCTACATGGCAGACGTCCCGCGAAACCGACATTACGAAAGTCTGGAGAGTTTGCAACATGCTTTCACTAACATCAATA gtcCGTCAAGAGCGAGGCACAGCAGTTCCAAGGACATGCCGGACTCGGCAGGGTCCCATAAGACGGAGCCGGTAACGCCCGTTATCGCTGGCAAGGATCGACCCATGAGCATGCACGAACTGGGTTCCGCCCCTGCTGACCGTTTACGCGGACTCTCCTCCTACGAAACCCCCTTAGCTCGCCCGACCAACGAACGTCAAACTTCTAAAGCAAGTCGTCAACTTGAAACGATCAATCCACCCGGAgaaacg GTACGAGGAGATCCAGATGGATGCGGACTAGACCCCGTGACGTCATTCTGTTCGCCATTACCTGACCGCCGTTCCGCATTGGCATTGACGACCCCATTGCTGGACGACAGTCTCAAAAAAGGCTGGCTCCTTCGCCTGTCTTACGG gggagagtggaAAAAGTATTGGTTCGTTTTGAGGTACAGTTTATTATCACTGTATCGGGATCACTCGGCCGAGGACGCTGGACTGGCTGACGATACCATCGATTTGGCACAAATAGCCAGCGTCGAGGAAACCGATTCTGGCCGCAGTTATGGCTTTCAAATGGCATCCGTTGATGGGAAAAGGCTTTATTCGTTAGCAGCGCTCACCTCGGGCATTCGTACCCAATGGATTCAAGCTCTTCGGAACGCCTGCAATCAAGGCAAAATGGCTAATTTACCCACGAAATTGTTATCGTCGACTAGCAACACGGCGGCCCTCAAGGCCGTCAAAGAGAACGTGGATCCGGCGGCAATCGGCCGAAGAGAAGTGGACGATGAATCGTTGGGATCGTATGACGGTTCGACCACCGACGGAGACGAAGAAGACGATAACGAACTGGACGACGGTGACGTCATTGTCCATCAGTCAGAAGACGAGGAAGAGCAGAATCTACCTGGATCGGAACCCATTCCGTCGCTTCCGCCCTCACCTCCGTTGAATCGCACTCCAATGTCGAAG GTGAAAGAGCGAGACCGATCAAGGTCCAGCTCGAGATCTCGATCGCGGCACCGTtccgcctcgccgtcttcagTGAGAACCAATAGCCCACCAGCTGCAGCGCTGGTATTTTCCGTTCCGCCATCTTCAGTCACGTTGCAGGGTAGTAGCGAACCGAACGACGGGCATCTCCAGGCCCGACTCGATGCGGCCAAGGGTGAAATTACGCGTTTGCTCAACGAGCGACGAGAACAGGAGAGAGAAGCCCAGCAGCAACTGGTCACGCTCAATGCCAGGGTCTCGGAGAAGGAGCAACAAATGAGCCGATTGGCCGGCATCCTGGAAGCCACAAAGGCTGAAAGCAAACGCCAATTAATAGAtattca GAATCTGTTGGACAAGAAGGAAGCGGAACTGAATTCGCTGAGGAATGAATCGGCCAACGATCGGGCCGAAAACGCCGAGTTGCGGGATAGTCTGAAACGCGAACGCTCTGAAGTTTACAAATTACGCGACGTGGCGCAAGAGCTGCGCTCTCTGTTGGACAGCCGCAACGACACGCTCAATCAGCTGCAGAGCAAAACGAACGAAGTTGAGGTGCTCAACCGGCGGCTGAAAGCGACGCAAGACAATCTGCATCAGACCCAGGAGCGACTCCAGCGCGGCATCGAAGAGAACGAGGGACTGTTTGCCCGTCTCAGACAGATGGAAGATAATCGCGGAAACGTGAACGGTGGCGCTGGCGGAGCCGAGGTAACTGGATCGTCTTCTCTGAGACGCAGCCGTAGCTCCACCGGTTCCATGCCGTTGCCTCTTCAGCTGTGCAGTCGCAACCTGCTGGGCGGCAGCAGCAAAAAGAGTTTGCCTCGCTTGGACTCGCTCAGCGACCTGAGCAACATCGACTACGACCTGGATCTAGAGGCTTTAGATCGTGAAAGTCTAGTCGATGAGTACGTGGAGTTGCGTGCCCGTTTCGAGCGTTCCCTGGTCGAGATCCGCGCCCTCAAACGGGAGCTTCGTCTGGCCCAATCGGCGATGGACGGCTTTGAAGTGGCCCAAATGGCG CTCAAGCAGCAATGGCAGGCCAAAGAGAGTGACTATACATCGCAGCTGAGTCTGATGGCGGCCAGAGTGCAAGATCTGACGGCCAAAATGTCGGCAGCGGACAAACAGGTCCGCCAGCTCAAGATCAAAGTGGCCAAATCGGAGAGCCGCGAGAAGAGGCGGACGCAGTCGCTCAAAGGCCGCGAATCGTTCCAGCTGTCGAAAGAAGTCGAAGATAAATTGGTAGATCTGGAACATAAAATGGCTGCGCTCGGCAGCGGAACCCCATCAGCCGAAAAGG AGACACCGCCATCGCGAGCTCGTAAAGGATTCGAAGAGCCGACGAAATCGTTTCGAATGCGACGCAAGTCGCTCGAGGGCGGCGCTGTTTCTGGTGGTGACCCGGTCAAGATCCTCTTACGAGTCGACCAGCTGGAACAGCAACTGGCCGGTCGTCAAAGCAGCACCAAGAAGACGTCGTCGTCCGTAGAGCGTAAGAACTCGCTGCCTGGCAGGTCACCGCAAGGGAAACCACCGCGTTCCAGTCCCCTGAAAGCGGCTAGTGGAACCGTTTCGACATGTTTGTCTGTCAAACAATCCGCCACGCCTGATGGGCCGATCACTCGGCCGTCCAAAATTGTTCAAGATCTGGAACAGTGCGTTGTCGAGCTGGAACTAATGTTCGACAGTAacaag GTTGACGGTCACAGCCTCATTGGCAAAATTCGCACCATCCAGCAAGATCTACTCAATCCTGATGGAGTCCGAGTGGCCGTGTCGTCTTCAGATGGAGCTTGTCAAGTAGAAAAGATCCAGGATCTCCTCAGAGTCCGCCTGTCCGAACTCAAAGTCAAGCGCGATCAGGTTCGCAGTCTGGGCAAATTGGATTCGGCTGCCGTCAGCCAAATAGCAGCCGAAAAGCTGGCGCTGGAACTGGCCATCGCCGAACAGCTGTCCACCGTGACGGCGGCTAAACAGCCGGAGGAAAGGGAAATCCTACGCGATGCCAACTGGACCATTCACAAATTGAGTTGGTTGAAGCGCAAATTGAACGGAGAGAGATCCGCACCCGCTATGGACCAATCCACCAGTTTTGGAACTTACTGCGCCGCCTTGGCGGAGCGCCTTTCCGCCATCGCTGCCATTTCCAGCACGTCGCGTTCTCATCAAGGGGCAGAGGGTGGAGTCGATATGGCCCCCAATCATTCGATGCTACCAACTCGAGTGGCCCAGCATTTGGCCGAGGAGGAACGTGATTTGTCCATACTGTTTTCTAAATACAAAGAAGAGAAGCTGCAGGAACTTGCCCGTCTGCTGGCCCACGAAACCCTTCGCATGGGTGACAGTCCGAGCGCCGATAATCAACTTGTCGAAGAAGTCAAG GTGCGCGAAGCTTGGCTGGAAGCTCAAGAAGTGGCCAATAAGGAGCTAGTGGACAGCGAAGTCCGCCAAGCGATGACTCGAATGGCTGAAGTCTTTGCAGAAGACGTGGCAGACGAGGAGCGTTTAGCAGCTGCCTTACTTCTATGGCCTGCTCAACAGCTCCAGTACGAGCAACGTTGCCAGGTCGTGGAGGAAGTTCTCCGCTCAGAGATGGAAGAGGCTGTTTTGTTGCTTAGCAACGCTTACGAGCGCAGTTTACAGCAAATGAAAGCCCAGACGTCGATCCTGCATCCGCCTGAAGGCGATCTGGAGGCTGCCCTCAGCGAGTTCGCCGAAGTAGTGGCTCACAAAGCCTTGATAGACGGACACATCGCCGTGCTTCAAGGCGAGACACCATCGCAACCGCTAGCGACATCCACCGGGTCCGATTCGAGCATCGTGCAGAATGTTAGCATCATCCAGGAGACGGAAGCCATCATTAGCTCGCTGTGCAGCACGGATTTCTTCCCGGCCTCGCTGAATTGCGGCGAAGTGGCTGCCATGCTGCACAGGAACCTAGCGGAGCCTCGCAGCAAGCCGGAAGAGTCGATGTCCAGCAACGGCAATAAATCGTCTGCCATCAACGAGGACATGATCAGGCAAAAATATCAGGCCGAAATCGAACAGCTGCGTGCCCTGACTGAGAAGGGCATGTCGGCCATGGAGGGATCTCATAAACGTATCATCGCTCAGATGGAAGAGAAACATCAACAAGACCTGAATCGGCTCCAG gttgaAAAAGAACGAGCTCTGGCGGAAGAGACACAGGCCACTTTGGCCGCCTTAGATGCCATGCGCAAAGCTCACGAAGCAGAAGTGCAGCGTGAAATCGCCCGTTTCAAGGAAGGGTTCCTCAGTCAAATGGCCGCAAATCAGGCACCCGCCCAACGAGAACTGACGCCCAATAGGGAACAAGAGATGGAAGAAATCCGGCGACAGATCCTGTCGCTCAGCGAAAAGTATTCGCACAAGTGCCTCGAATCTGCCGCACTGGAGCAGAAAGTGTCGTCCCTCAGCCAACAGATGGCCGTTTCCCAGAGACAGATACTGGATCTGGATTCTCGCAATCAACAACTGCGATCCTTTCTGGATGCTGGAACTGGTATGGATCATCAGCCGGACGCCAGCCCGGAAGAGCTACTCAGAGCCAAGGATAGCCAGTTGCTCATGTTGCAAGAAGACATTGCCGAACTCCAGTTTTGCCTGAGAGAGTCGCAGTCCCGCGAAGAAGATCTGGCCGCAATGGCCCGAAATATGGGCCAGTATCTGCGAACGGAGCGAACGTTGCAGTCGGATGAAGTGGCCGCACTTCGGCACCGCCTAGAAGATTTGCTTCTGCTCAGCGGACCTTCCAGTGGAGGTAGCGGGGGCAATAGTGCCGGCAACAGTATCCTCGGTCGGAAAAATAGTTCCAGCGACGACAAAAGCAGTCCGTCCCGCGAATCTCCGCCGCGCGAATCTATCCGTTTTCACTACGTCCGCTCCAAGGACTTGACCCGCTCGCCCAGCTGCCCCCGATTGTCGGGTTTTTTATCCCTGGCTCCGAGACTGACGGCCCGGTCAGTGCTCTCTCCAAAGGATCCTTCACAGGCCCTCAATGGATCGAGCACAACCACCCACTAA
- the LOC116936422 gene encoding zinc finger protein 534 — protein MSFTPFGGFPTTLATIPHFAVGKFQQAQDQGFVSIPSSQGLQIAVSTVDPSQLNHHNLNGHVHVPTSSTLQIQNQMLNTLLSKTGQNDVFVKVETEAEENERFQQQHHQDKTSAQQDISSLNEYLSRFSGPPTFPFQQMYKYPTELIHVTQIEDQQQQQQNMMSDNSPSVQTPEQQQQQQPQAPKKAKKKKKRRDPIPGLPTPRRRSTSLQPALTTALDGSTLYGCPQCHTVFNNREAIETHLTIHRSERPFICNDCGAALKRKEHLDRHRSSHMTERPHPCPVCSKTFKRIEHLQRHSIIHRTDKVHRCSECGKGFNRKDHLTKHIHSHLAKRIKQELGQQPGKGGQQQGQQNNDNNSTINIQQHQSVLAHLH, from the exons ATGAGCTTCACCCCGTTTGGCGGCTTTCCGACGACGTTGGCAACGATCCCACATTTCGCCGTTGGGAAATTTCAGCAGGCCCAGGATCAAGGGTTTGTTTCAATTCCTTCATCCCAGGGTCTCCAGATAGCTGTCAGCACAGTGGATCCATCACAGTTAAATCATCACAACCTCAATGGACATGTCCATGTTCCAACGTCTAGCACCCTCCAGATCCAGAATCAAATGCTCAACACATTGTTGAGCAAAACTGGTCAAAATGATGTGTTTGTAAAAGTGGAAACAGAGGCTGAGGAGAACGAAAGGTTTCAACAGCAGCATCATCAAGACAAAACAAGTGCCCAACAGGACATTAGTAGTTTAAATGAATACCTGTCCCGGTTTTCTGGACCGCCCACATTCCCTTTCCAGCAGATGTACAAATATCCTACCGAGCTCATACATGTCACTCAGATTGAAgatcagcaacaacagcagcagaatATGATGAGTGACAACTCTCCATCTGTCCAAACTCctgagcaacaacaacaacaacagcctcAG GCAccaaagaaagcaaaaaaaaagaaaaagaggcgAGATCCCATTCCCGGATTGCCTACTCCTAGAAGAAGGAGCACGAGCTTACAACCAGCTTTGACAACGGCATTGGATGGAAGTACACTTTACGGATGTCCTCAGTGCCACACGGTCTTCAATAACCGCGAAGCTATCGAGACCCATCTTACGATACACCGGTCCGAAAGACCGTTTATCTGCAATGACTGTGGTGCGGCCTTAAAACGTAAAGAACATTTAGATAGACACAGGTCTTCGCACATGACTGAACGTCCACACCCGTGCCCTGTTTGTAGCAAGACATTCAAACGAATC GAACACTTGCAACGGCACTCAATCATTCATCGAACTGATAAAGTGCATCGATGCTCCGAATGTGGTAAAGGTTTTAATCGTAAGGATCACCTGACCAAGCACATTCACTCCCATCTGGCCAAGAGAATTAAGCAAGAGCTTGGCCAGCAGCCAGGGAAAGGCGGACAGCAGCAAGGGCAACAGAACAATGACAACAATTCCACCATCAACATTCAACAGCATCAGAGCGTATTGGCGCATTTGCATTAA
- the LOC116915616 gene encoding uncharacterized protein LOC116915616 isoform X1 — MDESSYNYDTGCHRRKRQLSDGDPDAYDFMPLSKRINNLHLNGTNLNSETSQTPVGASVCECRLQPSTSSSVIQCSLCNPNLYGITRQALPLPDLLNIPNEIVMSREQSLMNHNDHHSIHDETYSPDMDVHSNPHYYTPNKLLFDLHIERVKRHGILFKPNKYDG; from the exons ATGGATGAATCTAGTTATAACTATGACACAGGATG CCATAGAAGGAAGCGTCAGCTCAGCGATGGTGATCCAGATGCATATGACTTCATGCCACTGtcgaaaagaataaataatctCCACCTGAATGGCACCAATTTAAATTCAGAAACTTCACAGACa CCTGTAGGAGCCTCTGTGTGTGAATGTCGCCTTCAGCCTAGTACTTCCAGCAGTGTGATCCAGTGTTCTTTGTGCAATCCCAATCTCTATGGAATTACGCGACAAGCATTGCCTCTACCAGATCTGTTAAACATTCCTAATGAAATTGTGATGTCTCGTGAGCAAAGTCTAATGAATCATAATGATCATCATTCTATTCATGATGAAACATATTCACCAGATATGGATGTTCACTCAAATCCCCATTACTACACTCCTAACAAACTGCTATTTGATTTACATATTGAACGAGTCAAGAGACATGGAATCCTTTTCAAGCCCAACAAGTATGATGGCTAA
- the LOC116915616 gene encoding uncharacterized protein LOC116915616 isoform X2, with protein sequence MDESSYNYDTGCHRRKRQLSDGDPDAYDFMPLSKRINNLHLNGTNLNSETSQTPVGASVCECRLQPSTSSSVIQCSLCNPNLYGITRQALPLPDLLNIPNEIVMSHMDVHSNPHYYTPNKLLFDLHIERVKRHGILFKPNKYDG encoded by the exons ATGGATGAATCTAGTTATAACTATGACACAGGATG CCATAGAAGGAAGCGTCAGCTCAGCGATGGTGATCCAGATGCATATGACTTCATGCCACTGtcgaaaagaataaataatctCCACCTGAATGGCACCAATTTAAATTCAGAAACTTCACAGACa CCTGTAGGAGCCTCTGTGTGTGAATGTCGCCTTCAGCCTAGTACTTCCAGCAGTGTGATCCAGTGTTCTTTGTGCAATCCCAATCTCTATGGAATTACGCGACAAGCATTGCCTCTACCAGATCTGTTAAACATTCCTAATGAAATTGTGATGTCTC ATATGGATGTTCACTCAAATCCCCATTACTACACTCCTAACAAACTGCTATTTGATTTACATATTGAACGAGTCAAGAGACATGGAATCCTTTTCAAGCCCAACAAGTATGATGGCTAA